The following are encoded together in the Clostridium sp. BJN0013 genome:
- a CDS encoding 5-methyltetrahydropteroyltriglutamate--homocysteine S-methyltransferase encodes MINQVIGRKRDIPPYRYDIVGSFLRPEEIRLARRQYERKEISKEELKAVEDIEIAKLVKKQKEIGLRAVTDGEFRRAWWHLDFFLGVKGTEKIKINQSSNYYNKLMKAETFRVIDNIKFEDHPMIEHFKYLKCITEGCIPKFSIPSPALFHFVESYNSNRFYKDNERFLSDIIEVYKHAIKAFYDAGCRYLQLDDTTWGTLCSEVHRRRYMKLGVDPDKLAKDYVRLINESISCHPKDMTIALHICRGNFHSMWFAAGGYEPVSKELFSNAKVDAFFLEYDNERSGDFSPLRFIKDQIVVLGLVTTKHGGLESKKELKTRIFEACKYINIDRLCLSTQCGFASTEEGNLLTEEEQWNKIKLVKEIAEEVWK; translated from the coding sequence ATGATTAATCAAGTTATAGGAAGAAAAAGAGACATTCCCCCATATAGATATGATATTGTAGGAAGTTTTTTGCGTCCAGAAGAAATAAGATTGGCCCGCAGGCAGTATGAAAGAAAGGAAATTTCAAAGGAAGAACTTAAAGCAGTGGAAGATATAGAAATTGCAAAGCTTGTAAAAAAGCAAAAAGAAATAGGACTGAGAGCTGTTACTGATGGGGAGTTTAGACGGGCCTGGTGGCATTTGGATTTTTTCTTGGGAGTTAAAGGAACTGAAAAGATTAAAATAAATCAGAGCAGTAATTATTATAACAAACTTATGAAAGCCGAAACATTTCGCGTTATTGACAATATAAAGTTTGAAGATCATCCTATGATTGAGCACTTTAAATATTTAAAATGCATTACAGAAGGTTGCATTCCTAAATTTTCAATACCTTCTCCTGCACTTTTTCATTTTGTAGAAAGTTATAATTCAAATAGATTTTATAAAGATAATGAAAGATTTCTCAGTGATATTATTGAGGTGTATAAACATGCCATAAAAGCCTTTTATGATGCTGGATGTAGATATCTTCAGCTGGATGATACTACCTGGGGTACATTATGCAGTGAAGTTCATAGAAGGCGGTATATGAAATTAGGTGTAGATCCAGATAAACTGGCAAAGGATTATGTACGATTGATTAATGAATCAATTTCATGCCATCCTAAGGATATGACAATTGCACTTCACATATGTAGAGGTAATTTTCATTCTATGTGGTTTGCAGCTGGTGGATATGAACCTGTTTCCAAAGAACTTTTTTCAAATGCCAAAGTAGATGCCTTTTTCCTCGAATATGATAATGAACGATCAGGTGATTTTTCTCCATTAAGGTTTATTAAAGATCAAATAGTAGTATTAGGACTTGTTACTACGAAACATGGAGGTCTTGAAAGTAAAAAGGAATTAAAAACTCGTATCTTTGAAGCCTGCAAGTACATAAATATAGATAGACTTTGTTTAAGTACACAGTGTGGTTTTGCATCTACAGAAGAGGGCAACCTTCTTACTGAAGAAGAACAGTGGAATAAAATAAAACTTGTAAAGGAAATTGCAGAGGAAGTTTGGAAATAG
- a CDS encoding LysR family transcriptional regulator, which produces MTLQQLKYAIEIANCGSFNEAAKRLFISQPSLSKAIKELEIELGIDIFERTNRGISISIDGAEFLGYARQIIEQTEVLENRYHGERFKALHFSISTQHYAFVVDAFIKLMKNNYNSKYEFTLKETKTYEIIEDVKTLKSDIGILYTNDLNSKVMNKLFSDSNIKFTPLFNVTPHIFVGKNHPLLNKKVVTMEDLSPFPFISFDQGEKNSLNFSEEILNFSSTNKSITVNDRATLSNLLTGSNGYTVGTGVLVSNFNGDKIQSIPIESDQIVTIGWIAHKNIRLSEIATKYIEILNYDIATKYLEFNYCLL; this is translated from the coding sequence ATGACACTGCAGCAGCTAAAGTATGCAATAGAAATTGCCAATTGTGGTTCTTTTAACGAAGCTGCAAAGCGACTTTTTATATCCCAGCCTAGTCTTTCTAAAGCTATAAAGGAGTTGGAGATAGAACTTGGAATTGATATTTTTGAAAGAACCAACAGAGGAATTAGTATATCTATAGATGGAGCGGAATTTTTAGGATATGCCCGTCAAATTATAGAGCAGACAGAAGTATTGGAGAATAGATATCATGGGGAAAGATTTAAAGCCTTGCATTTTTCCATTTCAACCCAGCACTATGCTTTTGTGGTGGATGCCTTTATAAAACTTATGAAAAATAATTATAATTCAAAATATGAATTTACCTTAAAAGAAACTAAAACTTATGAGATTATTGAAGATGTAAAAACATTGAAAAGCGACATAGGTATATTGTATACAAATGATTTAAATTCAAAGGTTATGAATAAACTTTTTAGTGACAGTAATATTAAATTTACACCCTTATTTAATGTAACACCCCATATTTTTGTGGGTAAGAATCATCCCTTGCTGAATAAAAAAGTTGTCACAATGGAGGATTTGAGTCCTTTCCCATTTATATCCTTCGATCAGGGAGAAAAAAATTCATTGAATTTTTCAGAGGAAATTTTGAATTTTTCTAGTACAAATAAAAGTATTACAGTTAATGACAGGGCAACATTATCTAATCTATTGACAGGCAGTAATGGATATACTGTAGGAACAGGAGTGTTAGTGTCTAACTTTAATGGAGATAAAATTCAATCCATTCCCATTGAAAGTGATCAGATAGTTACAATTGGGTGGATTGCCCATAAAAATATAAGGCTGAGTGAAATTGCAACCAAGTATATAGAAATCTTAAATTATGATATTGCAACTAAATATTTGGAATTTAATTATTGTTTGCTATAG